One part of the Pseudomonadota bacterium genome encodes these proteins:
- the rbfA gene encoding 30S ribosome-binding factor RbfA, translating into MRNQTKRCRRVADSLRKEISSMLSLQEVKDPRISFVTIIDVAVSPDLHMAEVYYTVHGSGDEKEETLRGLQSSAGFIRRELGKRLHLKRIPELNFRYDETIDHGFHIDKLLADLDD; encoded by the coding sequence ATGCGAAATCAGACCAAGCGATGTCGTCGGGTTGCTGATTCCTTGAGAAAAGAGATATCTTCCATGTTGTCGCTGCAGGAAGTTAAAGACCCACGGATATCTTTTGTCACCATTATTGATGTGGCGGTCAGTCCTGATCTGCACATGGCCGAGGTGTATTATACCGTGCATGGCTCCGGTGATGAAAAAGAGGAAACCCTGAGAGGATTGCAGAGCTCTGCCGGTTTCATCCGTCGTGAGTTGGGAAAACGACTTCATTTGAAGCGGATTCCCGAGTTGAATTTTCGTTATGATGAAACCATAGATCATGGTTTTCATATTGACAAGTTGTTGGCGGATCTGGATGACTGA
- a CDS encoding bifunctional oligoribonuclease/PAP phosphatase NrnA, with protein sequence MMAVDIKQIEQMIGACSAAQTVLIATHVNPDGDAIGSSLALAETLEKLGKRVVLYDRDPVPYMFAFLPLADNFVSRIPEDEIFDLLLLLDCSELSRTGNVLPEFTGYRQMGCIDHHVTNDSFAQVNLIDAKASATAELVYEMIFRMDPDYSREVAINLYAGIITDTGSFHYANSTPRSFAIAGELVNRGVDPWMVAQQVYESEPVSRLQLLGSVLQTLRIAPDGKAACVTVTQEMYARTGTNAEHTDRLVNYPRSIAGVEVAFLLRQDAEKSYKLSFRSRGKVDVASLAQEFGGGGHKNAAGCYLTGTADEIIQLVFRKIDFLLNVSGSDAVSLIAGANS encoded by the coding sequence ATGATGGCAGTTGACATCAAGCAAATTGAACAAATGATCGGTGCCTGTTCCGCGGCGCAAACGGTTCTTATTGCCACCCATGTAAATCCCGATGGCGATGCTATCGGCTCATCCCTGGCTCTGGCTGAGACACTGGAAAAGCTGGGGAAAAGGGTGGTTTTGTATGACCGTGATCCGGTTCCGTACATGTTTGCTTTTCTGCCCCTGGCGGATAATTTTGTTTCCCGGATACCGGAAGATGAAATATTTGATCTCCTGCTGCTGCTCGACTGCAGTGAGTTGAGCCGTACAGGCAATGTTCTGCCCGAGTTTACCGGTTATCGGCAGATGGGCTGTATTGATCATCATGTAACCAATGATTCTTTTGCCCAGGTGAACCTGATTGATGCAAAGGCCAGTGCTACGGCTGAACTGGTGTACGAGATGATTTTCCGGATGGATCCTGATTATTCCCGGGAGGTGGCTATAAACCTTTATGCCGGGATCATCACCGATACCGGTTCCTTTCATTATGCCAACTCCACCCCCCGATCTTTTGCTATTGCCGGGGAATTGGTCAATCGTGGTGTTGACCCGTGGATGGTGGCCCAGCAGGTTTATGAAAGTGAGCCTGTGAGTCGACTGCAACTTTTGGGCTCTGTACTGCAGACGTTGCGGATTGCTCCGGATGGGAAGGCCGCCTGTGTTACGGTTACCCAGGAGATGTATGCGCGGACGGGTACCAATGCCGAGCATACGGATCGCCTGGTCAATTATCCCCGTTCCATTGCCGGGGTTGAAGTGGCTTTTCTCCTGCGTCAGGATGCGGAAAAATCATATAAATTGAGCTTTCGCTCCCGGGGTAAAGTAGATGTAGCTTCGCTGGCTCAGGAATTTGGCGGTGGCGGACATAAAAATGCGGCCGGTTGCTACCTGACCGGAACGGCTGATGAAATAATCCAGCTGGTTTTTCGAAAAATTGATTTTTTGCTCAATGTCAGCGGTTCTGATGCTGTTTCCCTGATTGCCGGGGCGAATAGTTGA
- a CDS encoding DUF503 domain-containing protein, whose protein sequence is MHVGVCQVQLFLPENHSLKDKSRVLKSLIKRLQNKFNLSVAETGCQDNWQQAVLAFSVLSSNHALVNRILDKILDFIESTGIMVGDSSLEIMTFSDSFPER, encoded by the coding sequence ATGCATGTAGGGGTTTGTCAGGTTCAACTGTTTCTGCCCGAAAATCATTCCCTGAAGGATAAAAGTCGGGTGCTGAAATCTTTAATCAAGCGGCTGCAGAATAAATTTAATCTTTCAGTGGCAGAAACAGGTTGCCAGGATAACTGGCAGCAGGCGGTATTGGCTTTTTCCGTCCTCAGTAGTAATCACGCATTGGTTAATCGGATTTTGGATAAAATCCTCGATTTTATCGAATCTACGGGAATTATGGTCGGAGATTCTTCTCTGGAGATTATGACTTTTTCTGATTCATTCCCGGAACGTTAA
- the truB gene encoding tRNA pseudouridine(55) synthase TruB → MDGFITIDKPADLTSQAVVARVKRILGCHKAGHTGTLDPLATGVLPVALGKATRLIPYLDESVKVYSGELCLGVETDTYDCQGTIRRQFTGNMSFSPLDLETVLADFTGTISQVPPIFSALKYKGKPLYALARSGNPVIPPPRQITVCSFELLSLKLPKATFRVCCSRGTYVRSLVHDIGLRLGCGAMLTRLVREQSGPFLLADAVGLEQLKTAAGQSDFSAVISMAKVLSRMPALTIEDEELIALIKTGSALPEELMTQSLTHPPGTEYKLIDSVGNLLAIACLVLENRYCWLQMKRVFLQ, encoded by the coding sequence ATGGATGGTTTTATTACTATAGATAAACCGGCTGATCTGACTTCCCAGGCTGTTGTTGCCCGGGTAAAGCGAATTTTGGGCTGTCACAAAGCCGGGCATACGGGAACCCTCGATCCATTGGCAACCGGGGTTTTGCCGGTAGCGCTGGGAAAGGCTACCAGACTGATTCCCTACCTGGACGAGTCGGTTAAGGTTTACTCAGGTGAACTGTGCCTTGGGGTCGAGACTGATACATATGATTGCCAGGGGACAATCCGTCGTCAGTTTACGGGGAACATGAGTTTTTCCCCACTGGACCTGGAAACGGTGTTAGCTGATTTTACCGGTACCATCAGCCAGGTTCCTCCCATCTTTTCAGCTTTGAAATATAAAGGAAAACCACTGTATGCCCTGGCCCGCAGTGGGAACCCGGTGATTCCACCACCGCGACAAATAACAGTTTGCTCTTTCGAGTTGCTTTCACTGAAATTACCGAAAGCTACCTTTCGGGTCTGTTGTTCCCGTGGTACTTATGTCCGTTCTTTAGTGCATGATATTGGTCTGCGGTTGGGCTGCGGTGCTATGCTGACCCGTTTGGTTCGGGAACAGAGCGGCCCTTTTCTGTTGGCGGATGCGGTTGGATTGGAGCAACTGAAAACGGCGGCTGGTCAAAGTGACTTTTCCGCAGTTATTTCCATGGCAAAAGTTTTGTCCAGGATGCCGGCGCTGACTATTGAGGATGAGGAATTGATAGCCCTGATCAAAACGGGGTCGGCGCTGCCGGAGGAGCTGATGACGCAATCGTTGACCCATCCACCAGGGACTGAATACAAACTTATAGATTCGGTTGGCAATCTGCTGGCGATTGCCTGTCTGGTATTGGAAAACCGTTACTGTTGGTTGCAGATGAAAAGGGTGTTTTTGCAATAA